In Pyramidobacter piscolens W5455, the genomic window GTCTTCGGAGCGAACGTTTTCGCGCCCGGTTTTTACCAGCCCGCGCTGCTGGCCATCCTCGCTCCCGGCGGTTTCATCACGCTGGGCGTTCTCATGGCCGTCATGCATCAGCTCAAGATCCGCAAGGAACTGAAAAGCCTCGCGCCTCTGGCCGAATCCGCTTACGACGGCTGGGCCGAGCTCGGTTCGTGCAGCGGCTGCGCGCTGGCGGGCGCGTGCCACAAGGCGGACTGCGCCGCGAAAAAGGACGGTGAGGCCGAATGAATCTGCTGGGTCTGCTGATCAGCTCCATTTTCGTCAACAACATCGTTTTCATGCGCTTCCTCGGCTGCTGCCCGTTCCTCGGCGTTTCCGGCAAACTGGAGACGGCCAGGGGCATGGGGCTGGCCGTGGTGTTCGTGATCACCTTCTCGTCGGTGATGACCTGGCTGGCGTTCGAATTCCTGCTCGTGCCGCTCGGCCTCGAATATCTCTACACGCTGGCCTTCATTCTCATCATCGCCGCGCTCGTGCAGTTCGTCGAGATCGTCATGAAGAAGATGATGCCGGCGCTGTACAA contains:
- the rsxA gene encoding electron transport complex subunit RsxA; translated protein: MNLLGLLISSIFVNNIVFMRFLGCCPFLGVSGKLETARGMGLAVVFVITFSSVMTWLAFEFLLVPLGLEYLYTLAFILIIAALVQFVEIVMKKMMPALYKSLGIFLPLITTNCAVLGVAVINMNEKYDLLTAVVNAFGTAVGYMLAIVMMAGIREKIELNADMPRCMRGLPIALITAGLMSIAFMGFSGLVK